AACTGGAACGCACTAtagtataaattgtaatattgtgTGTACCTCGAGCTGATGCGAAATAGATTCTGTTTCATCTTTAATAAGATTAACTTCTTGAGTCAAAGCGAGTTCTTCAGAATGTAAGGTGAACACGCTTCTTTCATTTCTTAGTTTAATTTTTctgactttaatttaaatttatttaatttctttttttttaaagaaattggagcaaatagaattatttatttgtaccatTTTATTACATGGAAATGTACCTGATTTTAACTTCAATTTTAATTCTTCTGTTATAGACATAATTCGAGACATAATGCTAGAAAAAATAGTGGTTAAACTTAACTACTAAATACTAagaacataaaacaaatatatttttatgagaatAAGTGATTAGGTAAATGATTAATGaagtatgttaatattttggCGCAAAATCGTATCAAGGTTGCCAACGTTGCCAACTGCAAAACTTGCCAACGTAGACAGCGAAATTAAGTTTAGTTTGTTTCTCTGTCTTGCTTGCCAATGATAAgcataaatatagattatttcattttataaaaacagtaacATGTTTGAGtttctttttctattttttttaaatttgaggcATAGTATTTGAAATTAACTGAAACAAGTAGACAACAAGTATTCGAATCTCGAATAAAGAATAGAACagacaaatataaaacagaatCTCATAATACTGGAACTGAAAAATtcggattttttaaataaatgtataaatattgatttaattttctaacgatatatttttaacttaactatGAGCTCCCTTGGCATTCCTTTTGTTGGCAGGCACCTTCCTATTCAattgaggaaaaaaaatatttctatttttaatctgtcCCGCTTGCCATCTGTCATTATTTGTGCGGCAACGAAAGCGTGTTGCGTGTTTCTTCAAGAAAGttcggtaaaaaaaatataaaatacaaatcttCTCAAGTAATAAACGATTCCAAAATGTGATTTTCGTGGTATAACtatcaatttatttgaaagGAAAAAACAATCATCTTCATGTGCAAATCATCAAAGATGGTTTCAAGCGCTACGAGGGTGATACAAGTTACCAACATCGCCCCTCAAGCGACAAAGGATCAAATGCAAACATTGTTTGGTTACTTGGGGAAAATAGATGATATTAGATTATACCCAACAATCAGAGATGTGTCCTGTCCTGTTCAGTCAAGGATTTGCTACGTCAAATATTACGATTCTGCAACCGTTAATGTCGCTCAACATATGACGAATACTGTGTTTATCGACCGCGCTTTGATCGTTATTCCCATGCAATCTGGCGAGATTCCCGATGAACATAGGGCATTAGAAATGTCAAGTAATGGTACACTAGTACCAGGACTAAGTACGGTCGAGCCACGGTTACCGGCTCATGTAATTAACACATTAGAAGGCGTCCCGCCAAATCAAGTTATACAAACATATGATCCTAAAATAGTTGAAGCGGGTTTGCCGCCATATCCACCACTCCCAGCGGCATATGATTCTAGGAAGATAGAAGAGATAAGAAGAACACTTTTACTCATAGATGTTGGAGCACTAACTCATCAACAACTTGTGGATCATTTTTGTCAGGCTGGTGAGATCAACTATTTGCGCTTCTGTGAACGAGATGTTGATAGTCTTAAATATGCACTTCTTGAAATGACAGAACAAGAAAGTGTATTGAAAGTTCTTCAATTGAATGGAACGGCTGTCGAAGGGCAGATTATAAAGGTAATATAAACCAGAATTCTGATAAATGATAACATAAATTTTTTGCATAACCAATTATCTAAATGTTTTGGTTAAATTTCTtaagtaatttgtaaataatctcGAGTaatacatcaatcaatcaataattaGGGCTGATTGATTACtttgattatatgtataaatatattccaAAGGGCAGTCAGTTAATGCAATTATTTAGGTAAACTTCTAAAATAACTCTTCCAAACAATTATTATGTCTCTTTCTTCCATTCAATGAAAGAGTTGATTAGAGTGAGAATGGTGATATGATGATGAACGGTAAATTGAGATAAAAATAGCAAACAAaatcgttttgttttttaatataatgaactaAACTACATTAGTGGGAATATAGAATGTTACAGACCTCTGCATCTGACTTCACAATAGCAGTCCGTCTAAGGACTGCATCTGCCTGCGTATGCATTAAACGCTGACATTTCTTGTGTAAGTTATTGTTTGAACTTTCACCATTACCGGGGCAGGGTACAGATACTTACTGTCAGACTATGTggtaatatagataaatactgAATAGTATGGAACTAATATTTATACCTAATATTCTTGTATTACTCCGTAGGAATCTTAAAAAGACTAAAAACGTTTCTAATATACTtgcaattttttaatcaaatttttatatttataaggatTTCAAAAGTAATAtcgattctatatattttttcttgtacTAGGTGCATCATGCTACTCAGGCTATTTCAAAGCCTCAAACGAAGAGTAATGAAGCTGCCCAGAGGGAGATAGAAGAAGCCATGTGTAGAGTAAAGGAAGCACAGAACCTCATATCAGCTGCTATTGATCCTGTTATAGGATTGTTGTCTAAGGATAAAAGGAGGTAACAATTGTATAGAccatattaaacaaaaacaaaggtGGATGGCGTATCCAGCTTAtatgcaaattaataataaattagcatATGTTGATAACAAAGTCTGAAACATGTTCACTGAAAGTATTAGACAGTTACAGATTGATTCTGGTACAAATATCAACTCACTTATTTAACAAAGTACCCtatctaactttttttttttagaataggaagttggatgagcatatgggacacctgatagtaagtggtcaccaacgcccatagacattggcatgtatgaaatgttaaccatcgcttacatcaccaatacgccaccaaccttgggaactaagaagttatgtcccctgtaattacactggttcactcaccattcaaaccggaacacaacaataccaagtactgctgttttgcggtagaatatctgatgagtggttggtacctacccagacgtgatCATTGATAGTAAAAGTGAAACAGATTTAAGCTAATTTCTTTTCTTCCTGTGTATATCACAAAAGTGCTTAACATTTTGATTCAAATTCAATGCATGGACACTACAGTGATGTGCCAAAAGtctatatgattatttatattaaattatttaaataaaaaaaaaggtttaaccaaattaatatactaatattacttaattatttttagctttatatttttttcattctcaCTTTGAgtactttgtatattatatttttattaatgttttataataattcgttaaagataatgaaataaattcaagATATTTGAAAAGCACAATTTTAGTGTAAAGTCATGTTGTAATAAAAGCTTTATCATGAACATTGTCACTGACGAAGTATTCTCGTAGGACGCGTTCCCGCTCCCGCTCGCGGCGCCGCTCGCGCTCGCGCCACCGCGGGAAGCGCTCGCGGTCGCGCTCGCGGCATCGTTCCCGCCGCTCGCGCTCGCGCCACCGCCACCGCACCAGGTATACTTACTGTTTTGTCATTTCCTTTTCACCTACTTGAGATAAACTAAAGGAATGTTTTCGAATTCATTGAAAATTGCTAAAATTGTATACGTATTACATTATTaacccgcccggtgacgctgtagaggccacaAGGGCCAATAGCAATACACAGtccgaaaataataataataatacttatattattagtgtatgctgtaatatataaatttttataggtGTAGGGTTTAGTTGTAAAattgttaagttaaatttaaaattctaaagaggcaaataaaaaaaataaaagtatagagatggaaaaatagaaattaaacaaacctCTAAagatagtaaatttattttctaaattattaattccaaAATGCAAAATGCTCGCGCGTCACGATGATTATAtccgtttaaaattaatataattaagttacatctaatattttctttttttttttaattcttaacaaGTGCCAAAGTaaagttttacaaaataagtttaacaaaacaataagttGTTATCTAAATGGATACAAATTAATGttactaaatataaagtttcaatatgtaaatattttttgaatcttTTCGAATgccaacttttttaaataagttacagTTTATATAAATCACACGCGGTTTCACTACAGCGgcgaaaataatatgtagaaattaCATACCATAGTCCAGTTctttaagttacttaattaaagtttagACCTCCTCAAAATCTTTCCAAAGAATATCATGAAGACATCTTGAAATAAATCTTCCAAGGGTTCTTAAGAATCCAATTCGAATTTTATTCCCACGAGGTATACCAGGATAATAGCAAATCcacgattatttaaacaatccaatatggattttaattaatttcaccaAAATATAATGGGGAATATTGATCATGAAAACAGtacttataaacaatattatgagtttacaaaaaaataaaagttacaaaaactgCAAAAACTAATTTAGGTCACTATTACGACCCAATGACCGGAAGGAAAGTGAAGTCTTAGACAAATGCCAAAGCATCTCAaagatataaagatataaattaaaattagttcgaAAATAcataatgcataaaaatttgCATTGTGACGAGACGTCAAATTTAGCAGTATTTTTCAAATgatgtataaacataattatagttgTACCTGTCAAAGTCAATTGATACATGACAACTATTTTTtaggttataaatttaataaatttttcatatttattttaaaataatgcatgcatactggtggtagggctttgtgcaagctcgtctgggtaggtaccacccactcatcagatattctaccgcaaaacagcaatacttgatattgttgtgttccggtttgaagggtgagtgagccagtgtaattacaggcacaagggacataaaatcttagttcccaaggttggtggcgcattggctataagcgatggttgacatttcttagaatgccaatgtctaagggcgtttggtgaccacttaccatcaggttgcccatatgctcgtccaccttcctattctataaaaaaaaaaaaaaatccatgtaACGCACACAAAAATTACTTTACATTACCctcaactaaaaaataaaagaggAGCTCGCCCTGAGAGACTCTTTTATCCGACTCTACAAAAAGAGTAGAGATTGAAACTATTGAACAAAACAttaaagtgacataaataattagaaaatctACAAAAGaggattgaaaaatataaactaacttagCTACAAAACTATAACAAATGCTATTTCcaagaaaaagtaaatatataataaaataaatataaatgctatATCAACAATCTACCTTAGAGATGAGAACTCAATATAGTCTCACTCGATAGCAAAAAGTTGTTCAACAAAACTATTGTTAACAAgatatttaagtaaaagtaattattaaacacCTCAACCTTGGAGATGAGGAATCAATATAGCCTCACTCGAAAGTAATGAGTAGTCTAATAAAACTTGTGCCAATTTAGAGTAAAGAAGTCTAAAGTTTTACTTTACTTGATAGAtgaaaaatttgataaaatattgggTCTAAGGAATATACGAAAGTTATAGTATATCAAGAACACCaaccaaagttttttttttctaataaaacaaagaaatatgtgGCCGTCGCAACACTATACGACTTTTCGAACACGAAAGCATACAACAATAGTTTGTGCTGTGACCAACTCTACACCATCAGCTTTCCGAACACAGTTAAACAAaactttcaaaaaaatattgagtctGTGACCGGCCCAACACCACCAGTTTGCCGAGCACagaacaaaataacaaattgtttCAAAAAAGATCAATAATTCAATTCTAAGGATTATTTCTACAAAACTTTaactaaaaattacttattactaaattatataataatgtaataatgttcaacaaaactacaaaaatgttatttacaataacacataaacaatatgattaaaaaagtataaacacacacaaaaatatattgtaaaaacaaaatatcacaaatataacaaacaaaatatataagatctTATGAGTCAAAGAAATAAATggaatcattttattttgaaaaccaAAATGTCCTAAGCTGAActttggaaaaatatatttgtagaaaGATATTCAAATTGGAATCCTATCAACTCCTACAACTCACAAGTTTATGGCGAACTTTCTATCATACCTCTCGCTCATTCTTCTTTAACAAAGCCATATTTATtccaaacataaatataactacaaaatattttagttataccaaaattatattttaataatatctttaacatGATAACGACCAATAGTACCTTTCCCTAAGtctttcaaaatataaacattattagaaATCTATTATTTGAGATATAATAAACTTAGGAGCAAGTTTTGCTGAAAAATATTGTGAAGCATTAGACAAGACAAAATTTCTTCTCTAAACTATATCACCTGACCCATAAGAAATAACTTTCCttcctttattatatatgaaagcattctttttataagctttaaatAAGGATTTGGTTACTAAATCAAAAATTGAACTTAGGGAATTCAAAGTTACTGCATAAGTATGTTGGTTACCAACTTCAAGCTCATTCAAATCTGTGATTGAATTACTAAAACGATGTAATGAAGCATCAATTACAACTTCACGACCAAACATTAGAAAATTAGGAGTAAATTCAGTagctaaatttatattactattcaAAGCTAATTGAacgtgatttaaatattttgaccaAGTTCTATGATCATCATGAACAAAACAAGCTATGCAAGTTTCTAGAGTTTTATGATAACGTTCCACAGGATTATTCTGAAGCGTATACaaagtgttataaaatattttggttaaatTAAAACCTTTCAAAAATTCtacaaaatgtttgtatgtCAATTGAGTtccattataacaaattataatttttggacAACCAAATTTAAGAAAGATATCTTTTTCTAATGCCATACAATGCatacataacaaaaacaaaggatatatttaatataaataggaaCTATATTGGgtgatacttattattattgaccaGCATGtaaaattacgaaatatttataaacgaatTACGATTGTCTtatgacattatattataataagttttatatctttcgttttaataaaaaaatatttttcagatcCCGTTCACGTCACCGTAGTTCCCGACGAACTCGCTCCAGATCTCGCCATCGCAGTTCGCGATCAAAACGTGACAAATCCCGTGACCGCGATCGCAAAGACAAGAAGGACTCTGAAAAAGACAAGAAAGAAAACAAAGACAAGTCTAAGACACCACCAAAGGAAGTCGAGAAAGAAGAAAAAGAGGAAGCGAAAATAGAAATCGCAGCAATCGAAACCAACGGAACTTCTGATACTAAATCTAAAGCATCAACACCCGCTGAAGAAAAGGAGAAATACGTCGAGGTTGAAAAGGAAAAAGAAACTAAAGAGAAGgagaaagaaaaagaaaaggaTAAAGAAAAAGAGAAAGATAAAGAAAAGGAAAAAGATAAAGACAAAGAAAAGGATAAAGATAAGGAGAAAGACAAGGATAAAGATAAGGAGAAAGACAGGGATAAAGATAAGGAGAAAGACAGGGATAAAGACAAGGAAAGGGATAAggataaagaaaaagaaaaggaTAAGTCGCCTTCAAAGAAAAAGGATAGATCACGTTCTAGAGATCGAAAGCGAGATCGCTCTCGTT
This genomic stretch from Nymphalis io chromosome 17, ilAglIoxx1.1, whole genome shotgun sequence harbors:
- the LOC126775063 gene encoding probable splicing factor, arginine/serine-rich 7 codes for the protein MCKSSKMVSSATRVIQVTNIAPQATKDQMQTLFGYLGKIDDIRLYPTIRDVSCPVQSRICYVKYYDSATVNVAQHMTNTVFIDRALIVIPMQSGEIPDEHRALEMSSNGTLVPGLSTVEPRLPAHVINTLEGVPPNQVIQTYDPKIVEAGLPPYPPLPAAYDSRKIEEIRRTLLLIDVGALTHQQLVDHFCQAGEINYLRFCERDVDSLKYALLEMTEQESVLKVLQLNGTAVEGQIIKVHHATQAISKPQTKSNEAAQREIEEAMCRVKEAQNLISAAIDPVIGLLSKDKRRTRSRSRSRRRSRSRHRGKRSRSRSRHRSRRSRSRHRHRTRSRSRHRSSRRTRSRSRHRSSRSKRDKSRDRDRKDKKDSEKDKKENKDKSKTPPKEVEKEEKEEAKIEIAAIETNGTSDTKSKASTPAEEKEKYVEVEKEKETKEKEKEKEKDKEKEKDKEKEKDKDKEKDKDKEKDKDKDKEKDRDKDKEKDRDKDKERDKDKEKEKDKSPSKKKDRSRSRDRKRDRSRSKRRSRSRSKRKRSKSRRRTRSRDRKRSRSRDRKRTRSRDRKRSRSRDRRRTRSRDRKRSRSRDRKRSRSRDRDRDRERDRDRDRDRDRDRDRKRSRSRTRRSKSRSHRDSKTPHSRKSRDRSPNLPPVIEEKNNSLMDDKILDMTDEKNSPDNMDISNSP